The following coding sequences lie in one Streptococcus suis genomic window:
- the parC gene encoding DNA topoisomerase IV subunit A, with protein sequence MSNIQNMSLEDIMGERFGRYSKYIIQERALPDIRDGLKPVQRRILYSMNKDGNTFDKGYRKSAKSVGNIMGNFHPHGDFSIYDAMVRMSQDWKNREILVEMHGNNGSMDGDPPAAMRYTEARLSEMAGYLLADIEKKTVPFAWNFDDTEKEPTVLPAAFPNLLVNGATGISAGYATDIPPHNLAEVIDAVVYMIDHPTAKLEKLMEFLPGPDFPTGAIIQGVDEIKKAYETGKGRVVVRSRCEIEQLKAGKKQIVITEIPYEVNKAVLVKKIDDVRVNNKVPGIAEVRDESDRTGLRIAIELKKDSDEQTILNYLYKYTDLQINYNFNMVAIDNFTPRQVGLQKILSSYIAHRREIIIARSKFDKEKAEKRLHIVEGLIRVISILDEVIALIRASENKADAKENLKVSYEFSEEQAEAIVTLQLYRLTNTDIVTLENEEAALREQIQTLAAIIGDERTMFNLMKKELREVKKQFGNPRLSELQDQAETIEIDTASLIVEEETFVSVTKAGYIKRTSPRSFNASTLEEMGKREDDQLIFLQNAKTTQHLLLFTNLGNVIYRPVHELTDIRWKDIGEHLSQTLMNFDTNEEIIFAELVENFDEGTYFAVTKYGQIKRVERKEFTPWRTYKSKSTKYAKLKDAEDVVITVSPVVLDDIMLMTEKGYALRFNIEEVPIIGAKAAGVKAVNLKDEDVVAAAFISNTSSVYLLTQRGSLKRMATEEIPVTSRAKRGLQVLRELKSKPHRVFAAGPVLTDQGDFDLFSTANEDETISQILHVQSKTGKLYEVDVTQLSLSERTSNGSFISDTISDEEVFRAWID encoded by the coding sequence ATGAGCAACATTCAAAACATGTCCCTTGAGGACATCATGGGAGAGCGTTTTGGTCGCTACTCCAAATACATTATTCAGGAGCGGGCTTTGCCGGACATTCGTGACGGTCTCAAGCCCGTGCAACGTCGGATTCTTTATTCCATGAATAAGGACGGCAATACTTTTGACAAGGGCTACCGCAAGTCCGCCAAGTCAGTCGGGAATATCATGGGGAATTTCCACCCGCACGGTGACTTCTCTATTTATGATGCCATGGTCCGCATGAGTCAGGACTGGAAGAACCGTGAGATTCTGGTGGAGATGCACGGAAACAACGGTTCCATGGACGGCGATCCGCCTGCGGCTATGCGTTACACTGAGGCTCGCCTATCGGAAATGGCTGGCTATCTGTTGGCTGACATCGAGAAAAAGACCGTACCATTTGCTTGGAACTTTGACGATACGGAAAAAGAACCCACTGTGCTACCAGCTGCCTTCCCCAATCTCTTGGTCAATGGAGCGACAGGAATTTCAGCAGGGTACGCGACTGACATCCCGCCGCATAATCTGGCGGAGGTCATCGATGCCGTTGTTTACATGATTGATCATCCGACAGCTAAATTAGAAAAGTTGATGGAGTTCTTGCCTGGACCAGACTTCCCAACAGGTGCCATTATCCAAGGGGTTGACGAAATCAAGAAAGCCTATGAAACTGGTAAGGGTCGTGTCGTTGTCCGTAGCCGTTGTGAAATTGAACAACTCAAGGCTGGTAAGAAACAGATTGTCATTACCGAGATTCCTTACGAGGTCAACAAGGCTGTTCTGGTTAAGAAGATTGACGATGTCCGTGTCAACAACAAGGTGCCTGGTATTGCCGAGGTGCGTGATGAGTCAGACCGGACAGGTCTGCGGATTGCCATTGAACTGAAAAAAGACAGCGATGAGCAAACCATTCTCAACTACCTCTACAAATACACCGACCTGCAAATCAATTACAACTTCAACATGGTGGCCATTGATAACTTCACACCGCGTCAGGTTGGCTTGCAGAAAATTCTGTCCAGCTACATCGCCCACCGTCGTGAGATTATCATTGCTCGGTCTAAGTTTGACAAGGAAAAGGCAGAAAAACGTCTCCATATCGTAGAAGGTTTGATCCGTGTTATTTCTATTTTGGACGAAGTCATTGCCCTTATCCGTGCTTCTGAAAACAAGGCTGATGCCAAGGAAAACTTGAAAGTCAGCTATGAGTTCAGCGAGGAACAGGCAGAAGCAATCGTGACCTTGCAACTTTACCGTTTGACAAACACCGATATTGTGACCTTGGAAAATGAAGAAGCAGCCCTACGCGAGCAGATTCAGACCTTGGCAGCCATTATCGGCGATGAGCGGACCATGTTCAATCTCATGAAGAAGGAACTGCGTGAGGTCAAGAAGCAGTTTGGAAATCCTCGTTTGAGTGAATTGCAGGATCAGGCAGAAACGATTGAAATTGACACTGCCAGCTTGATTGTCGAGGAAGAAACTTTTGTTAGCGTGACCAAGGCAGGTTACATCAAACGGACCAGTCCGCGTTCTTTCAATGCCTCAACGCTGGAAGAAATGGGCAAACGAGAGGATGACCAGCTGATTTTCTTGCAGAATGCCAAGACAACCCAGCACCTCTTGCTCTTTACCAATCTTGGAAATGTCATCTACCGGCCTGTCCATGAACTGACAGATATTCGTTGGAAGGATATTGGTGAACATCTGAGCCAGACTCTCATGAACTTTGATACCAATGAAGAAATTATCTTCGCTGAATTGGTGGAAAATTTTGATGAGGGAACTTATTTCGCGGTGACCAAATACGGTCAAATCAAGCGTGTGGAGCGGAAGGAGTTCACACCATGGCGGACTTACAAGTCCAAGTCAACCAAGTATGCCAAACTCAAAGATGCAGAGGATGTGGTCATTACCGTATCACCTGTGGTCTTGGACGACATCATGCTCATGACAGAAAAGGGCTACGCTCTGCGATTTAACATCGAAGAAGTGCCAATCATCGGTGCCAAGGCAGCTGGTGTCAAGGCGGTCAACCTCAAGGATGAGGATGTGGTGGCTGCGGCCTTTATCAGCAATACCAGCTCCGTCTATCTCCTGACCCAGCGTGGTAGCCTTAAGCGGATGGCGACGGAGGAAATCCCTGTAACTAGCCGTGCCAAGCGTGGTTTGCAGGTTCTGCGAGAGCTCAAGTCTAAACCGCACCGTGTCTTTGCGGCGGGTCCAGTCTTGACGGACCAGGGGGATTTTGACCTCTTTAGCACAGCGAATGAAGATGAAACGATCAGTCAAATCCTTCACGTGCAGTCCAAAACAGGCAAACTCTATGAGGTTGATGTGACCCAGCTTAGCCTGTCTGAACGCACTAGCAACGGTAGCTTTATCTCGGATACCATTTCTGATGAGGAAGTGTTTAGAGCTTGGATAGACTAA
- a CDS encoding DUF1232 domain-containing protein, whose protein sequence is MPLRVKLTDRFQKRLSEWVRKRKPFKNKQELEEKFDQALKIWQSSKTRQHAENLLSEQGKLEHFLHSTERKLSRMPFGGDKFAAIPGLISMVRSYIRRDYNKLPKGIILAIIGALIYFFSPIDALPDFILGAGLLDDAFVLGACLKLIKSDLSDFRDWQANQHKLEE, encoded by the coding sequence ATGCCACTAAGAGTAAAATTAACTGATCGTTTTCAAAAACGGTTGTCTGAATGGGTTCGAAAGCGCAAGCCATTTAAAAACAAACAGGAGTTGGAAGAGAAATTTGACCAAGCATTGAAGATTTGGCAATCTTCCAAAACTCGGCAACATGCAGAAAACTTGCTATCTGAGCAAGGAAAATTAGAACATTTTTTACATAGCACGGAACGGAAACTGTCTCGTATGCCTTTTGGTGGAGATAAGTTTGCGGCTATTCCAGGCTTGATTTCCATGGTGCGAAGCTATATCCGTAGAGATTACAATAAGTTACCCAAAGGGATAATCCTCGCAATTATAGGTGCTTTGATTTATTTTTTCAGTCCTATTGATGCCTTACCAGATTTCATCCTTGGAGCAGGTCTACTTGACGATGCCTTTGTTCTTGGTGCTTGCTTAAAACTCATCAAGTCAGACTTAAGCGACTTCCGTGACTGGCAAGCAAATCAGCACAAGCTAGAAGAGTAG
- the parE gene encoding DNA topoisomerase IV subunit B: MAKKEIDINNYNDDAIQVLEGLDAVRKRPGMYIGSTDGNGLHHMVWEIVDNAVDEALSGFGDRIDVTINKDGSLSVSDRGRGMPVGMHATGKPTVEVIFTVLHAGGKFGQGGYKTSGGLHGVGSSVVNALSSWLEVEITRDGAVYKQRFEQGGKPVTTLEKIGTAPKSKTGTKVTFMPDDTIFSTTDFKFNTIAERLKESAFLLKQVTMTLTDERTGEQEEYHYENGVQDFVSYLNEDKETLTPVLYFEGEDAGFQVQVAMQYNDGYSDNILSFVNNVRTKDGGTHETGLKLAITKAMNDYARKTNLLKEKDKNLEGSDYREGLSAVLSILVPEEHLQFEGQTKDKLGSPLARPVVDGIVSDKLTFFLLENGELASNLVRKAIKARDAREAARKARDESRNGKKNKKDKGLLSGKLTPAQSKNPAKNELYLVEGDSAGGSAKQGRDRKFQAILPLRGKVINTAKAKMADILKNEEINTMIYTIGAGVGSDFTLEDVNYDKIIIMTDADTDGAHIQTLLLTFFYRYMRPLVEAGRVYIALPPLYKMSKGKGKTEKIAYAWSDGELEDLRKDFGKGFILQRYKGLGEMNADQLWETTMNPETRTLIRVTIEDLARAERRVSVLMGDKVEPRRKWIEDNVKFTLEEATAFTK, from the coding sequence TTGGCTAAGAAAGAGATTGATATAAATAATTACAATGACGATGCCATTCAGGTACTGGAAGGGCTAGATGCCGTTCGCAAACGCCCTGGTATGTACATCGGCTCCACAGACGGAAATGGCTTGCACCACATGGTCTGGGAGATTGTCGATAACGCTGTCGATGAAGCCCTGTCTGGTTTCGGTGACCGAATTGACGTGACTATTAACAAGGACGGTAGCCTGTCTGTTTCCGACCGTGGGCGTGGGATGCCTGTTGGTATGCACGCAACAGGCAAGCCAACGGTTGAAGTTATCTTCACCGTTCTCCACGCAGGTGGTAAGTTTGGTCAAGGTGGCTACAAGACTTCAGGTGGTCTCCACGGGGTTGGTTCTTCGGTGGTCAATGCCCTGTCCAGCTGGTTGGAAGTTGAGATTACCCGTGACGGTGCTGTTTACAAGCAACGATTTGAGCAGGGCGGAAAGCCAGTCACGACCTTAGAGAAGATTGGTACCGCTCCAAAATCAAAAACAGGTACAAAGGTGACTTTTATGCCTGACGATACCATCTTTTCAACGACGGATTTCAAGTTCAACACCATTGCCGAACGCCTGAAAGAGTCAGCCTTCTTGCTCAAACAGGTCACCATGACCTTGACAGATGAGCGGACTGGTGAGCAGGAGGAGTATCACTATGAAAATGGTGTTCAGGACTTTGTTTCTTACCTCAACGAAGACAAGGAAACCCTGACACCTGTCCTTTATTTTGAAGGAGAAGATGCAGGATTCCAAGTCCAAGTTGCCATGCAGTACAACGACGGCTATTCAGACAACATCCTCTCCTTCGTTAACAACGTTCGGACCAAGGACGGCGGTACCCATGAAACAGGTCTCAAACTAGCCATTACCAAGGCTATGAACGACTATGCCCGCAAGACCAACTTGCTCAAAGAAAAGGACAAGAACTTGGAAGGCTCTGACTACCGTGAAGGTTTGTCTGCGGTCCTTTCTATCCTTGTCCCAGAAGAGCATTTGCAGTTTGAAGGGCAGACCAAGGACAAGCTGGGCAGCCCGCTTGCTCGCCCTGTGGTGGACGGCATTGTGTCGGACAAGCTGACTTTCTTCCTTTTGGAAAATGGCGAGCTAGCATCTAATCTAGTTCGTAAAGCCATTAAGGCGCGTGACGCCCGCGAGGCTGCGCGTAAGGCGCGTGACGAATCCCGAAATGGTAAGAAAAACAAGAAGGACAAGGGGCTTCTTTCAGGTAAGCTAACCCCAGCCCAGTCTAAAAATCCAGCCAAAAACGAACTCTATCTGGTCGAGGGAGATTCAGCCGGAGGCTCTGCCAAACAAGGCCGTGACCGCAAGTTCCAAGCCATCCTACCTTTGCGTGGTAAGGTTATCAATACCGCCAAGGCAAAAATGGCGGACATCCTCAAAAACGAAGAAATCAATACCATGATTTACACCATCGGTGCAGGTGTTGGCTCAGACTTTACGCTGGAAGATGTCAACTATGATAAGATTATAATCATGACCGATGCGGATACGGATGGTGCCCACATTCAGACTCTCTTGCTGACCTTCTTCTATCGCTATATGCGACCATTGGTAGAAGCAGGACGGGTTTATATCGCCCTTCCGCCACTTTATAAGATGTCCAAAGGCAAGGGCAAGACAGAAAAGATTGCTTATGCTTGGTCTGACGGAGAATTAGAAGATCTCCGCAAGGATTTCGGCAAGGGCTTTATCCTCCAACGCTACAAGGGACTTGGTGAGATGAATGCCGATCAGCTCTGGGAAACAACCATGAACCCTGAAACTCGTACTCTTATCCGTGTGACAATTGAAGATTTGGCGCGTGCTGAACGCCGTGTATCTGTCCTCATGGGCGACAAGGTCGAGCCACGCCGTAAGTGGATTGAGGACAATGTGAAGTTTACCTTGGAGGAAGCGACAGCTTTCACCAAATAA
- a CDS encoding cell filamentation protein Fic, translating into MVLENKLGIENSAELARLEEQISKKKAAQLFETGQLFQIEVGTFAGLKHIHQALFEDIYDFAGKIRDVNIAKNNFQFAPRIFLEQSLAYIDKLPHTTFDEIVDKYADMNIAHPFREGNGRSMRIWLDCMLRDSLGKVVDWNSIDKDEYFNAMVRSHVSTGELKYLLLQALTEDLGQATYFKGIDHSYYYEGYNLYRTEDL; encoded by the coding sequence ATGGTTTTAGAAAATAAATTGGGGATTGAAAATTCGGCTGAATTAGCCCGTCTTGAAGAACAAATCAGCAAGAAAAAAGCGGCTCAACTGTTCGAAACTGGCCAATTGTTTCAGATAGAAGTTGGGACTTTTGCAGGTTTGAAACACATTCATCAGGCTTTATTTGAGGATATTTATGATTTTGCAGGTAAAATTCGTGATGTCAACATTGCCAAAAACAATTTTCAATTTGCCCCTCGCATTTTTCTGGAACAGTCATTGGCTTATATTGACAAGCTACCTCATACTACTTTCGATGAGATTGTTGACAAGTACGCAGATATGAATATTGCACATCCTTTTCGTGAAGGAAATGGTCGTAGTATGCGTATCTGGTTGGATTGTATGCTACGGGATAGTTTGGGTAAGGTTGTTGATTGGAATAGTATTGATAAAGATGAATATTTCAATGCTATGGTTAGAAGCCATGTGTCAACAGGAGAGCTTAAATATCTGTTATTGCAAGCCTTAACGGAAGATCTTGGTCAGGCTACTTATTTCAAAGGCATCGACCATTCTTATTACTATGAAGGATACAATCTCTATCGCACAGAGGATTTGTAA
- a CDS encoding DUF4230 domain-containing protein, translating into MKIIKLFFSIKVYLWLVLSFLLLLYGVWGYGYISGEKSNQQEVSVHTAIESVEQVNELVFLNTAVQKIVTAKNYTVLFGQEMPFSEKSALLIIKYKAKFGIKSPVSIEHLSENRYKITLPAFEVIGLELDAEEPYTLYDKSGEILSFATEEIDTAQLITDEFQSAEQETFLADYQEDIKESAKNYYQNLFSAISPEIQLEFVFKE; encoded by the coding sequence ATGAAAATTATCAAATTATTTTTCAGTATAAAAGTCTATCTATGGCTTGTTCTGTCCTTCCTTCTGTTATTGTATGGTGTATGGGGATACGGCTACATCTCTGGTGAAAAGAGTAATCAGCAGGAAGTGAGTGTCCATACGGCTATTGAATCTGTCGAGCAAGTCAATGAATTGGTATTTCTAAATACAGCTGTCCAGAAAATTGTGACCGCTAAAAACTACACGGTCTTATTTGGTCAAGAAATGCCCTTCTCAGAAAAATCAGCCCTCTTAATCATTAAGTACAAGGCAAAATTTGGTATCAAAAGTCCTGTATCCATTGAACATCTTTCTGAAAATCGGTACAAAATTACCCTTCCAGCCTTTGAAGTCATTGGATTGGAATTAGATGCAGAAGAACCTTATACCTTATATGATAAGAGTGGTGAGATACTGAGTTTTGCGACAGAAGAAATCGATACTGCCCAACTTATCACAGATGAATTTCAGTCAGCAGAACAAGAAACGTTTCTAGCAGATTATCAGGAGGACATAAAAGAGTCAGCTAAAAACTACTATCAAAATTTATTTAGTGCTATCTCACCTGAAATTCAACTAGAATTTGTTTTTAAAGAGTAA